The following coding sequences lie in one Lelliottia jeotgali genomic window:
- a CDS encoding Oxidoreductase — MGRLAGKYTLITGGTSGIGLATAQEFIAEGAHVAVTGRNPETLAEAQRILGDNAWVIATDAGDISAQQQLADTLATRWSRLDAVFINAGDVTHGLIEEWREEAWDRLMSINLKGPFFLVQALLPLLNNPSSVILCGSVSARIGLPTSSVYAASKAGLLSLARTLSAELLPRGVRVNGLSPGPVATPALNKLGLSEEAQKALQGDIASLVPLGRMGTPTELAKAALYLASDESSYTVGTELLVDGGTGSL; from the coding sequence ATGGGTCGTTTAGCAGGTAAATATACGCTTATTACGGGTGGCACCAGCGGCATCGGTCTGGCGACGGCGCAGGAGTTTATCGCCGAAGGGGCACACGTCGCGGTGACCGGACGTAACCCGGAAACACTGGCCGAGGCGCAACGAATATTAGGGGATAACGCCTGGGTGATCGCCACCGACGCCGGTGATATTTCCGCGCAACAGCAGCTGGCAGACACCCTCGCCACTCGCTGGTCGCGGCTGGATGCGGTGTTTATCAACGCCGGAGATGTGACGCACGGTCTTATTGAGGAGTGGCGCGAGGAGGCGTGGGATCGGCTGATGAGCATCAATCTCAAGGGTCCCTTCTTTCTGGTTCAGGCGCTGCTGCCGCTGCTGAACAATCCCTCTTCGGTGATTTTATGTGGCTCGGTTAGCGCCCGCATCGGCCTGCCCACCAGCAGTGTTTATGCCGCCAGCAAAGCCGGACTGTTATCCCTGGCGAGAACGCTGTCAGCGGAATTACTGCCGCGCGGGGTTCGCGTTAACGGCTTAAGTCCTGGGCCGGTTGCTACTCCAGCGCTGAACAAACTGGGGCTGAGCGAAGAGGCGCAGAAAGCGCTACAGGGTGATATCGCAAGCCTGGTTCCGCTTGGGCGGATGGGCACGCCAACGGAACTGGCGAAGGCCGCGCTGTATCTGGCGTCCGATGAATCAAGCTATACGGTGGGAACAGAACTGTTGGTTGATGGCGGAACCGGCAGTTTGTAA
- a CDS encoding stress-induced protein translates to MANHRGGSGNFAEDRDRASEAGRKGGQQSGGNFKNDPQRASEAGKKGGKNSHGSNNKS, encoded by the coding sequence ATGGCAAACCATCGTGGTGGGTCAGGTAATTTCGCTGAAGACCGTGACAGAGCATCAGAAGCAGGTCGTAAAGGTGGCCAGCAGAGCGGGGGCAACTTCAAGAATGACCCGCAGCGTGCATCTGAAGCTGGCAAAAAAGGGGGCAAAAATAGCCACGGGAGCAACAATAAAAGTTAG
- a CDS encoding glucose-1-phosphatase-inositol phosphatase, producing the protein MRKALLAIAVAGTLTMTSGAQAQTAPEGYQLQQVLIMSRHNLRAPLANNGSVLEQSTPGKWPEWDVPGGQLTTKGGVLEVYMGHYMREWLAEQGMVTTGECPPADAVYTYANSLQRTVATAQFFITGAFPGCDVPVHHQEKMGTMDPTFNPVITDNSPEFREKAVKAMETERQGMKLDESYKLLEQITKYTDSPSCKEKKVCSLTEAKDTFTADYEKEPSVSGPLKVGNSLVDAFTLQYYEGFPLDQVAWGEIKTDQQWRVLSQLKNGYQDSLFTSTEVARNVAKPLVKYIDNALVTDQAKAPKITVLVGHDSNIASLLTALDFKPYQLHDQHERTPIGGKIVFQRWHDKNANRELMKIEYVYQSSEQLRNADVLSLKSPAQRVTLELKGCPVDTNGFCPIDKFNTLMNDAAK; encoded by the coding sequence ATGAGAAAAGCACTACTTGCTATCGCAGTGGCTGGCACTTTAACAATGACCTCTGGCGCGCAGGCGCAAACGGCCCCGGAAGGCTATCAGCTACAGCAGGTTTTAATCATGAGCCGCCACAACTTGCGCGCCCCTCTGGCGAACAACGGCAGCGTGCTGGAACAGTCAACGCCGGGAAAATGGCCTGAGTGGGATGTCCCAGGCGGGCAGCTCACCACTAAAGGTGGCGTGCTCGAAGTGTACATGGGCCATTACATGCGTGAATGGCTGGCCGAGCAGGGGATGGTGACCACCGGAGAATGTCCACCGGCAGACGCGGTGTACACCTATGCCAACAGCTTGCAGCGTACCGTCGCAACCGCCCAATTCTTTATCACTGGCGCCTTCCCAGGGTGTGATGTTCCGGTTCACCATCAGGAAAAAATGGGCACGATGGACCCAACCTTCAACCCGGTGATCACCGACAATTCACCGGAGTTCCGCGAAAAAGCAGTCAAAGCGATGGAAACCGAGCGCCAGGGCATGAAGCTGGATGAGAGCTACAAGCTACTGGAGCAGATCACCAAATACACCGACTCCCCGTCCTGCAAAGAGAAAAAAGTGTGTTCTCTGACGGAGGCCAAAGACACCTTTACCGCCGACTATGAAAAAGAGCCGAGCGTCTCCGGCCCGCTGAAAGTGGGTAACTCGCTGGTGGATGCGTTCACGTTGCAATATTACGAAGGCTTCCCGCTGGATCAGGTGGCATGGGGCGAAATCAAAACTGACCAGCAGTGGCGCGTGCTGTCACAGCTGAAAAATGGCTATCAGGATTCACTGTTCACCTCCACCGAAGTGGCGCGTAACGTCGCCAAACCGCTGGTGAAATACATCGATAACGCACTGGTGACCGATCAGGCGAAAGCGCCAAAAATCACCGTGCTGGTGGGGCATGATTCAAACATCGCGTCGCTGCTGACGGCGCTGGACTTCAAACCGTATCAGCTGCATGACCAGCACGAGCGTACGCCGATTGGCGGTAAGATTGTCTTCCAGCGCTGGCATGATAAAAACGCGAATCGTGAGCTGATGAAAATTGAGTATGTCTATCAAAGCTCAGAGCAGTTGCGGAACGCCGATGTGCTGTCGTTGAAATCTCCGGCGCAGCGTGTGACGCTCGAACTGAAAGGCTGTCCGGTGGATACCAACGGATTCTGCCCGATTGATAAGTTTAATACGCTGATGAATGACGCGGCGAAGTAA
- a CDS encoding Flavoprotein WrbA, with protein MAKVLVLYYSMYGHIETMAHAVAEGANKVDGVEVVVKRVPETMNAEAFLKAGGKTQNAQQATPQELADYDAIIFGTPTRFGNMSGQMRTFLDQTGGLWASGALYGKLASVFSSTGTGGGQEQTITSTWTTLAHHGMVIVPIGYGAQELFDVSQVRGGTPYGATTIAGGDGSRQPSQEELAIARYQGEHVASLAKKLNG; from the coding sequence ATGGCAAAAGTTCTGGTGCTCTATTATTCCATGTATGGACACATTGAAACCATGGCTCATGCGGTGGCGGAAGGCGCTAACAAAGTGGATGGGGTTGAGGTCGTTGTGAAACGCGTACCAGAAACCATGAATGCCGAAGCGTTCCTGAAAGCCGGAGGCAAAACGCAAAATGCCCAGCAGGCGACGCCACAAGAACTGGCCGACTATGACGCCATCATCTTCGGCACCCCAACGCGATTCGGCAATATGTCCGGGCAAATGCGCACCTTCCTGGATCAGACCGGCGGGCTGTGGGCTTCCGGCGCACTGTACGGGAAACTCGCCAGCGTCTTTAGCTCAACCGGGACCGGTGGCGGCCAGGAACAGACGATTACCTCAACCTGGACGACCCTTGCGCACCACGGGATGGTGATTGTGCCCATCGGATACGGCGCGCAGGAATTATTTGATGTTTCACAGGTTCGTGGCGGTACCCCGTACGGTGCCACCACCATTGCTGGCGGCGACGGTTCGCGTCAGCCAAGCCAGGAAGAGCTGGCCATCGCTCGTTATCAGGGCGAGCACGTCGCGAGCCTCGCTAAAAAACTGAACGGCTAA
- a CDS encoding Uracil permease — MALFGFPHWQLKSTSTERGVVAPDERLPLVPTVVMGVQHAVAMFGATVLMPILMGLDPNLSILMSGIGTLLFFFITGGRVPSYLGSSAAFVGVVIAATGFNGQGINPNLSVALGGIIACGLVYTLIGVAVMKMGTRWIERLMPPVVTGAVVMAIGLNLAPIAVRGVSASSFDSWMAVMTVLCIGLVAVFTRGMIQRLLILVGLIAACLVYALMTSVFGLGKPVDFSLVQNAAWFGLPHFTSPTFSGQAMMLIAPVAVILVAENLGHLKAVAGMTGRNMDPYMGRAFVGDGLATMLSGSVGGSGVTTYAENIGVMAVTKVYSTLVFVAAAVIALLLGFSPKFGALIHTIPAPVIGGASIVVFGLIAVAGARIWVQNRVDLNQNGNLIMVAVTLVLGAGDFALTIGGFTLGGIGTATFGAILLNALLSRRTAEISQAEVVRQDS, encoded by the coding sequence ATGGCTTTGTTCGGTTTTCCCCACTGGCAGTTGAAATCGACCTCCACTGAACGCGGCGTGGTCGCGCCGGATGAAAGACTTCCCCTGGTACCCACCGTGGTGATGGGCGTCCAGCACGCGGTCGCGATGTTTGGTGCAACGGTGCTGATGCCTATTCTGATGGGGCTTGATCCTAATTTATCGATTTTAATGTCGGGCATCGGCACGCTGCTGTTTTTCTTCATCACCGGTGGGCGCGTGCCGAGCTATCTGGGATCGAGCGCTGCCTTTGTCGGCGTGGTGATCGCCGCCACGGGTTTTAACGGTCAGGGAATCAACCCGAATCTGAGCGTCGCACTCGGAGGGATTATCGCCTGCGGGTTGGTCTACACCCTGATAGGCGTTGCCGTGATGAAGATGGGCACCCGATGGATTGAACGCCTGATGCCGCCGGTCGTTACTGGCGCGGTGGTGATGGCGATTGGCCTGAATCTCGCGCCGATTGCGGTTCGAGGGGTGTCTGCATCGTCGTTTGACAGTTGGATGGCCGTAATGACGGTGCTGTGTATTGGTCTGGTGGCTGTATTCACGCGCGGGATGATTCAGCGGCTGTTGATTCTGGTCGGGCTGATTGCGGCGTGTCTGGTCTATGCCCTGATGACCAGCGTTTTCGGCCTCGGCAAACCGGTTGATTTTTCGCTGGTGCAAAATGCCGCGTGGTTTGGTCTGCCGCACTTCACATCCCCCACTTTTAGCGGACAGGCGATGATGCTGATTGCACCCGTAGCAGTGATTCTGGTGGCGGAAAACTTAGGCCATCTGAAAGCAGTCGCCGGAATGACCGGGCGCAATATGGACCCGTACATGGGCCGCGCGTTTGTCGGTGACGGGCTGGCCACGATGCTGTCGGGTTCGGTCGGTGGCAGCGGCGTGACAACTTACGCCGAAAATATCGGCGTGATGGCCGTGACCAAGGTGTACTCCACGCTGGTGTTTGTCGCTGCAGCGGTGATTGCGCTGCTGCTGGGCTTCTCACCGAAATTTGGCGCGTTGATCCATACCATTCCAGCCCCGGTTATCGGCGGTGCATCGATTGTGGTGTTTGGCCTTATCGCCGTGGCGGGTGCGCGGATCTGGGTGCAGAACCGTGTTGATCTCAACCAGAACGGTAACCTGATCATGGTCGCTGTCACGCTGGTGCTGGGTGCGGGTGATTTCGCGCTGACCATCGGCGGCTTTACGCTGGGTGGGATCGGTACGGCCACCTTTGGCGCGATTTTACTGAATGCGTTGTTGAGTCGCCGTACGGCGGAGATCTCTCAGGCTGAGGTAGTACGCCAGGATTCCTGA
- a CDS encoding Permease of the drug-metabolite transporter (DMT) superfamily, which translates to MSSSRYAFSIKPQEAILILITMFWGGTFLAVQYAVTLSDPFFFVGLRFATAALVVALFSLKTLRGLTMKELQAGVAIGVSIAMGYSLQTWGLQTIPSSKSAFITAMYVPLVPLLQWLCLGRMPGLMSCVGIVLAFIGLIFLAGPGDNLLAMGPGEIITLIGAVAIAAEIILISAWAGKVDVKRVTVVQLATASIVAFVAMVPAGESVPPMSTGLVVVALGLGIFSAIIQVTMNWAQRSVSPTRATVIYTGEPVWAGIFGRLAGERLPMLALLGAAFIVVGVLVSELKLKKKKTQSQTDNATVNQES; encoded by the coding sequence ATGTCCTCCTCTCGTTATGCCTTCTCCATCAAACCTCAGGAAGCGATCCTGATTCTGATCACCATGTTCTGGGGCGGAACCTTCCTCGCCGTACAGTATGCCGTGACGCTCAGCGATCCGTTTTTCTTCGTCGGGCTACGTTTTGCCACGGCGGCGCTTGTGGTGGCGCTTTTCTCACTGAAAACCCTGCGTGGGTTAACGATGAAAGAACTGCAGGCCGGCGTGGCGATTGGGGTGTCGATAGCGATGGGTTACAGCCTACAGACCTGGGGTTTACAGACCATTCCCAGCAGTAAATCCGCGTTTATTACCGCGATGTACGTTCCGCTGGTGCCGCTATTGCAATGGCTGTGTCTCGGCAGAATGCCGGGGCTGATGTCTTGCGTAGGTATCGTACTGGCATTTATCGGCCTCATTTTTCTCGCCGGACCGGGGGACAATCTGCTGGCGATGGGGCCGGGTGAAATCATCACGCTGATCGGCGCGGTGGCGATTGCGGCAGAAATTATTTTGATCAGCGCCTGGGCCGGAAAAGTGGACGTCAAACGCGTGACCGTTGTACAGCTTGCAACTGCGTCAATCGTCGCATTTGTGGCGATGGTTCCTGCAGGTGAATCCGTTCCACCCATGTCCACCGGGCTGGTGGTCGTGGCTTTAGGTCTGGGTATTTTCAGCGCCATTATCCAGGTGACGATGAACTGGGCGCAGCGCAGCGTTTCCCCGACGCGCGCGACGGTCATCTACACCGGCGAACCGGTCTGGGCCGGGATTTTCGGTCGTCTTGCGGGCGAGCGTTTGCCGATGCTGGCACTGCTGGGTGCGGCGTTTATTGTGGTGGGCGTTTTGGTGAGTGAGTTAAAGTTAAAAAAGAAAAAGACACAGTCGCAAACTGACAACGCGACAGTAAACCAGGAATCCTGA
- a CDS encoding Transcriptional regulator, HxlR family, which yields MKRTRLEESTCPVARSLDIIGDWWSLLIVRDALRGLKRFGEFQKSLGIAKNMLATRLKLLVEEGILILQPASDGSAWQEYVLTEKGRALQTVLVALSQWGNEHLFAENELGSVLVDAEHRQPLRKLTLIAQDGRELAPEDVIPKLP from the coding sequence GTGAAACGAACCCGTCTTGAAGAGAGTACCTGTCCTGTCGCCCGTTCGCTCGATATTATCGGCGACTGGTGGTCGTTGCTGATCGTACGCGACGCCCTGCGTGGGCTGAAGCGTTTTGGGGAATTCCAGAAAAGCCTCGGGATCGCCAAAAATATGCTCGCCACCCGCCTCAAATTGCTGGTAGAAGAAGGCATCCTGATATTACAGCCCGCCTCCGACGGCAGCGCCTGGCAGGAGTATGTGCTGACCGAAAAGGGCCGCGCTTTGCAGACGGTACTGGTGGCGTTATCCCAGTGGGGCAATGAACATTTGTTTGCCGAAAACGAGCTGGGCAGCGTACTGGTGGACGCAGAACATCGTCAACCGCTGCGTAAACTGACGCTTATCGCTCAGGATGGCCGGGAACTGGCGCCGGAAGATGTGATCCCGAAACTTCCATAA
- a CDS encoding Transcriptional regulator, HxlR family, whose amino-acid sequence MAEILDPTCEKNSATESCPMTQFVSLISGKWAIPILYRLIVLNAPVRFGDLLRAAAPITQKELTKQLRLFEQRGLVSRTIFPEIPPRVEYQITDLGLTLQSALSPLAAWMQEYGDQLER is encoded by the coding sequence ATGGCGGAAATACTCGACCCGACGTGTGAAAAAAATTCTGCGACTGAATCCTGCCCGATGACCCAGTTTGTCAGCCTGATTTCGGGCAAATGGGCAATCCCCATTCTGTATCGGCTGATCGTCCTCAATGCCCCGGTGCGCTTTGGCGATCTGCTTCGCGCGGCTGCACCGATCACCCAAAAAGAGCTGACCAAACAGCTGCGTTTATTTGAACAGCGTGGGCTGGTGTCGCGGACGATCTTTCCGGAGATTCCGCCGCGCGTGGAATATCAGATAACGGATTTAGGACTTACGCTACAGAGCGCGCTCTCCCCGCTGGCCGCCTGGATGCAGGAATATGGCGACCAGCTGGAACGTTAA
- a CDS encoding Oxidoreductase, short chain dehydrogenase-reductase family, protein MTTQHSTALITGASSGIGAVYADRFAARGVNLVLVARREDRLNTLASQLREQYGVNVEILVADLTQETGIRAVEEVLHSNTAIDSLVNNAGTAQMAPFLASDAASHQAINTLNTTALMRLTLAILPRLAQKNHGTLINIASVLSIHARAGSALYSATKAWVLNFTRGLQEEFADTGVRIQAVLPAATATEIWEISGVSMNDLPEGSVMTTDDMVDAALAGLDQGELITIPPMHDVQLWERYEEARLALFNSARTGVPAPRYLTR, encoded by the coding sequence ATGACTACCCAACACTCTACCGCGTTGATCACTGGGGCATCATCCGGCATTGGCGCAGTGTATGCCGATCGTTTCGCCGCCCGAGGCGTTAATCTGGTACTGGTTGCTCGTCGGGAAGATCGCCTGAACACCCTGGCATCACAGCTTCGCGAGCAGTATGGCGTTAATGTCGAGATTCTGGTCGCCGATCTGACGCAGGAGACGGGGATCCGCGCCGTTGAGGAAGTGCTGCACAGCAATACGGCGATCGATTCGCTGGTCAATAACGCTGGCACGGCGCAAATGGCCCCGTTCCTCGCCAGCGACGCGGCCTCGCACCAGGCCATCAATACCTTAAATACCACGGCCCTGATGCGTCTGACGCTGGCGATCCTGCCGCGCCTGGCACAGAAAAATCACGGCACGCTGATTAATATCGCCTCGGTGTTGTCGATTCACGCGCGGGCGGGCAGTGCCCTGTATAGCGCCACCAAAGCCTGGGTGCTGAACTTTACGCGTGGATTGCAGGAAGAGTTTGCCGACACTGGCGTGCGTATTCAGGCGGTGTTACCTGCCGCAACTGCGACGGAGATTTGGGAAATTTCAGGCGTTTCCATGAACGATCTGCCGGAAGGTTCGGTGATGACCACGGACGATATGGTGGACGCGGCGCTGGCCGGGCTGGATCAAGGTGAACTGATCACGATCCCGCCGATGCATGATGTGCAGCTCTGGGAGCGGTATGAAGAGGCGCGTCTGGCCCTGTTCAATAGCGCGCGGACCGGCGTTCCGGCGCCGCGCTATCTGACGCGCTAA